The nucleotide sequence GGGGGACATGGGGATTTTGCCCTGCGTTGGCAAAACCCGGGGGATGAAACCTGTACCCATGTTCCTTCCATGCCGGGCAGGTTGAATGCCAATAGGGATAATTTCTATAGTTTTTCTTCGGTGCTGGTAGAGAAAGGGGATCATATTAGGCTACAGGACATCCGCTTGGGCTATACCTTTGACCAAAGGACATCGCCCAAACTGCCCTTCCAAAGAATGGGCCTATATGCCTATGCCAATAACCTGGGGATCATTTGGAAAGCGGCAAAAGATGACCCTTTGGATCCCGATTTCAGAACAGCAAAGCCACTTAAGAGCATTGCTCTGGGAGTGAAAATAGATTTCTAAAGCACTAAAGATATAGCTCCGTCCGCCCTAATCTATGTTTATTTTAAACCAGATTGATTATTAAAGGCAAATCTTGGTGGGCGGGGCTTACTTTAAGTAAAAAGTAGCAAGATGATAGTAGTAAGACAGTATAAAGAAAAAAGAGGAAAGATTGAGTTCGGAGGCGAGAACATCTATTTCTCCGTCACTGCGATCCGCACAAGCGGAGTGGCAGTCCCGTTTTTGGAATAGGAGATTGCCACAGTCTCCGCCACGTCTGACGGCGTCAGACAGGGCAGGTCCTTCGCAATGACGGAAAAGGTTTGATCTCGCTCACGTGAACAAGTCTTGCTACTATGTACTAAATACTAGCTACTATCACAGAGTCCCTTACCGCGCAATTTCTTCATATGTGATCATACATCATCTTGTATACAGCGGGAAATGTTTCCAGACGGGAAACCGGGACTCTTTTTAGAAGAAAGTAGCAAGATGATAGTAGCAAGATGGATAAAAGAGTAAATAAGAAAGAATTTACCCCCTCCTAACCTCCCCCTGAAGGGGGAAGAACCGATTTTGGTTACGATATCAAGAAGTCCCCTTCAAGGGGGATTTAGGGGGTAATTAATTGACATGGAAACCATAACAGCAATGACGGGTATGATACGGCCTAGAATCCGTAAACAAGTCTTTTGTCTTGCGTCTGGCGTCTAATATCTAACATAAAATCTAACCAAAATGAAAAACATAACTAACCCCATACTCACCATTATGATCATCAGCATCATTCATTTATTGTCTTCCTGTCAGGATTTTCTAGATGAAAAGCCCAGTACCGATTTGGTGGTTCCTGATAACCTCGAAGATATTCAAGCCCTATTGGACAATGAATATATCATGAACAGAAATTCCGATATGGGCGAGGTAGCCTCAGATGATTATTTTATCAGCAAGCAAGAATGGGAAAGCTGGAATGAGATTACCCGTAATGCCCATGTTTGGGCGGATATTATCTCTCCAACAGGCAGGTTTGTTTCTTGGAACGCCCTTTATGAACAGGTTTTTTATGCCAATGTAGCCCTGGAACAACTCGACGATATTGTGCCAGATTCGAATGAGCAAGTGGACTGGGACCGTTTGAGGGGATCTGCTTTATTTTATCGTTCAAGTGCCTTTTACAATCTCCTTAGGATTTTTACCATGCCCTATCATCTGGTAAATCCTGAATTGGGTATCCCTTTAAAATTAAGTGCTGATGTTAATAAACTGGTAAAAAGGTCTTCCATCGAAGATAGCTATGCCCAGGTAATTGGAGATTTGGAAGCGGCATTGGACTTATTGCCTTCAAGGGCGACCATTGCCACCAGACCTTCCAAGCAAGCGGTTTATGGGCTATTGGCAAGGGTTTATCTTTCTATGGGGGATTATCAAAAAGTGTTTGATTACACTTCACTTGCACTTGAACTGGGAAATGAACTGATGGATTATACCAGTTTGGAACAGGGCAATACTTTTGGTTTCAAGAGGCTTAATGAGGAAGTGGTCTATTGCAGTTATTTTTCATCAGGCTCCATTGGTTATTCTTCTGATACTTTTATCCTTTCGGAAATCTATAAAAGTTATGCAGCCGGTGACCTAAGAAAGTCACTGTTCTTTACCCAACCTAATCAGGATGGCCATGTCAAATTCAGGGGAACCTATATGGGTAATCTTTATTTGTTTGATGGAGTGGCCACGGATGAACTTTTGCTAAACAGGGCGGAAGCGGCTGTAAGACTGGGCAATAATGAGCAGGCTTTGGAGAATCTGAACTATCTATTGGAACACCGGTTTGAGGCTGGAAAGTTTGAACCTATAGCAGGGATTTCAGGGGAGGTTTTATTGGAGCGGATATTGGAAGAACGAAGAAAAGAATTGGTGTTTCGTGGATTGCGTTGGGAGGATTTGAGGAGACTGTCAGGTAGTCAATATGAAAAGACAGTCACGAGGGACTTGGATGGGGAAATCTACACTTTAGAACCAGGAAGTCCAAAATATGCCTATCCCA is from Echinicola marina and encodes:
- a CDS encoding RagB/SusD family nutrient uptake outer membrane protein, whose protein sequence is MKNITNPILTIMIISIIHLLSSCQDFLDEKPSTDLVVPDNLEDIQALLDNEYIMNRNSDMGEVASDDYFISKQEWESWNEITRNAHVWADIISPTGRFVSWNALYEQVFYANVALEQLDDIVPDSNEQVDWDRLRGSALFYRSSAFYNLLRIFTMPYHLVNPELGIPLKLSADVNKLVKRSSIEDSYAQVIGDLEAALDLLPSRATIATRPSKQAVYGLLARVYLSMGDYQKVFDYTSLALELGNELMDYTSLEQGNTFGFKRLNEEVVYCSYFSSGSIGYSSDTFILSEIYKSYAAGDLRKSLFFTQPNQDGHVKFRGTYMGNLYLFDGVATDELLLNRAEAAVRLGNNEQALENLNYLLEHRFEAGKFEPIAGISGEVLLERILEERRKELVFRGLRWEDLRRLSGSQYEKTVTRDLDGEIYTLEPGSPKYAYPIPMDELQLNDMKQNPR